A genomic window from Natronococcus occultus SP4 includes:
- a CDS encoding DUF7563 family protein → MPRCDSCEATVSRAYHRVHADNDGVLHACCHCTLQADMLQGAGAGIEE, encoded by the coding sequence ATGCCACGCTGTGATAGCTGCGAGGCCACGGTCTCGAGAGCCTATCACCGGGTTCATGCGGACAATGACGGCGTCCTACACGCTTGCTGTCATTGTACGCTGCAAGCCGATATGCTCCAAGGGGCGGGAGCTGGGATCGAGGAATAG